AAGCTAAGACTCTCTGCGCCGATGGTACTGCAAGGGGGACCTTGTGGGAGAGTAGGACACCGCCGGACTTCAATTGTAAAATAGCCACACCCTTCGGGGTGTGGCTATTTTGCTTTAACCAGCGAACCAGCTCGGGTCTTCCGCGCGCACAGCTTTTGATCGTTCGAAGCAGGACGACGAGTGGACAAACATTCAGCGCTGGGCTAGCGGAGCTCTGCGTCGACCCACTCGGAGCCGACAGGGTGTAGCGACTGCGTGCCCGACGTGATGCCGGCAACGCGCTCGGCCAAAGCCGATTCGTCGCCAGGGTCTGCCGCCAACGTCATCACCGCTGAACTGCCGTACTCGGTGCCGACGACCGTGACGCCGTGTTGGCGCAACTCAGACTCAACCCGGCCGGCATCCGAATGGGGGAGTGCTAGCTGAAACAACTCGCGCCGTTCCCGCAGAACAAGACGCTTCTGGGCCCGCAAGCCGTCGACGGCGAGTGCTGTGGCATCCGAGTAGGCGCGTATGAGACCACCGGTGCCCAAGAGAGTGCCGCCGAAATAGCGTGTGACCACCGCAACGCAATCAATGAGGTTGCGACCAGTGATTACGTCGAGGATGGGGCGCCCGGCGGTTCCGGACGGCTCACCATCATCGTTTGATCGGCGGACCTGATCGGGCTCCGTTGAAGAGCCGAGGACAAACGCCGAGCAGTGGTGCCGGGCATCCCAATAGGTTTTACGCGCCTGCTCGATGACGTCTCGGGCATCCGCTTCGTTGTCGACTCGGACTACGCGGCACAGGAAGCGTGAGCGTTTGATTTCGAGTTCGGCTTCGGCGGTGGCACCGGGGCCTCCGCGTAACGTGTACTCGAGCATCCACCCATTGTCTCGCAGGTTGGATCGGAGGAGTGGCGCAGGGGCTCACGAGCGCGGCGTAGGCTGAGAACATCATGGAGCTGTTTGCCGCAATCATTCTGTTTATCAGCGCGTTGTTCAATGTCATTGCGTGGCCGCGATTCTTCAAGCGCGTCAGCGCTGACCCGCGGGCGCACGACACCGCGGGAAACACCACCGCGTTCTACCGTGTGCACGCTGTGCTCCTCGGTATCGCATTGGTGATTGCTGCGGCATCGGTGCTTGCTGGCACGCTTCTGCTGCTGCGTGGCTAACTGATGCCGAGCAAGTTAGTTGCACGCTGCTCCTGATGAACGCTGTGGTTCTGGCGGCCGCGTCCGGTGTTGCGGAGGTGCTACCTCGCGCACGGTAGTTGTCACTCCGGGCAGGGCGACGGCGTTCGTAGCGAGCTGGCGTTTCGCAGTGCAGAGCTGCAGAGCTGGTTAAGCGTGCTCGGCGAGGTAATCGCGGAGAATCACGGCGTGGTTTATGCGAGGATCTTTAGCTCCATAAAGCAGCGTGACACGCGCGTGGCTGGTTAGTCGGTTCAGGATGCCGGGAAGCAGGGCGTTTTCGTCGAGTGCGGCAGCTGATTTGCTGACGCCGCGAGGCCAGAGGCTGTCGACGAGAACTCTGTACTCTTCGACGCTCTCGTGCTCGTCATAAATGCGAGCGATCGTAAATATGGCCATGCGTTAGTGCCCCTCGCTACTCGGATCGCACTCTGGGGTCAGCCTCTTCGCCCAGTATAGGGAGCACCCTCTTCAGGCTCAATCTAGTGCCGGAGTCGCACCGCATAATCGGCGACCGACGGTTCGGCATCGTGTCGTTCCATCAACACTCCGTGGCCTCAGGGGCCCGTCACCGGTTCCGGCGCGGCGGCCGAGACGGAGAACGGCGCAGTGAGCAGCACGTCGTCACGCGATGAGGGCCCGACGAGCAATTGAAAGGTTCCCGGTTCGACACGTCGCGTCGCATCGGCATCCACCAGCGTGCAGTCGGCGACATCGAGTTCGATCGAAACCACCTGCGACTCGCCTGGCCTGAGGTCGACGAGACGGTAGGCCTTGAGCTCCTTGTCGGCCCAACTGACGGATGTCACTTGATCGCGGATGTAGACCTGAACAACCTCGCGTGTTGGTCGGGTGCCCGTATTTGTCACGGAGACCTCTGCCCGAACGGTGCCGTCGAGGCCATATTCGTCCCCGAGTACCCGGAGATTGTCGTACTGGACCGTCGTATAGGAGAGACCCTCTCCGAACGCATATGCGGGGCTCTGGGTGAGATCAGCGTAACGGTTGCCGTGTTGACCCCGGATCTGGTTGTAGTACGTGGGTTGTTGTCCGGCGTGACGGGCGAACGAAATCGGAAGACGTCCGCTGGGCTCGACAATCCCGAGAAGCACTTCGGCGATCGCTCGACCACCCTCCATACCGGGGTTTGCGGCCCACAGCAGCGCGGCTGCGCGATCAGCCGATGGCGGGAGCACGAGGGGCTTTGAGGCGAGAAGAACGAGAACAAAGGGCGTCCCTGTCTCCGCGATCGCATCGATGAGCGCGTTCTGGCCACCGATGAGTTCAAGAGTGGCGGTCGAGCGGCCTTCGCCGACGAGTTCGATGCGGTCTCCGACGACTACTACGGCGATATCGCTCTGACGTGCCGCGGCAACCGCTGCTGCGATTTTCTCGTCATCCGGCGGGCACGGCACTACCAATTGCGGACGTGGCTGACCGTCGGGGAAGAATGCGCCCGCTGGATCCTCGTCGAGGGTGAGAATGTCGGCACCTTCGGCGTATTCGATTGTCCAATTGGCAGGGGAAGCGTTGCGGAGACCATCGAGAGTCGTAGTGATCATGCCGCGCGGGTGTCCGTTCGGCAGCCAATCCGCCTGCCCTGATGATCCAGCCCAGTCGCCGAGTTGCGTCTGTGCGTCGTCAGCGAGGGGGCCAACTACTGCGACCCGACGGGGCGTGGCATCCGTGAGGGCGACGGTAGCGACATCCGCGTCCGCATCCGTCACAGGGAAGAGAGGGAGCGTGCCATCGTTGCGCAGGAGGACCAGCGAACGGCGAGCCACTTCGAGGTTAAGCGTCTGGTGCGGCGCGCTGCCGACGATCGTGTCGATACGGCTGGCATCGGGGTGTCGAGGATTCTCGAAAAGCCCGAATTCGAACTTCAGGTGCAGGATGCGCGAGACGGCGGAGTCAAGGTCTGACTCGACGAGCAAACCGCGTTCGATCGCCTCGAGAGCGCCGTGGAAGAAGCCGGAAGTTGCCATGACCATGTCGTTGCCGGCCTTCACCGCCGCGGCCGCAGCGTGGGCGTAATCGGGCTGAACCTGCTGCTCCCAGACCATACGCCCGACGTTGTCCCAATCGGTAATGAGAGTTCCCGTATAGCCCCATTCACCGCGCAGCACATCGTTCAACAGCCATTCGTTCACTGTGATCGGCACGCCGTCAGTCGTCTGGTAGCCGAGCATGAAGGTGCGGCAACCTTCTTTTGCGACCCGTTCAAACGGCGGGAGGAACCACGAGCGGAGCTTACGGCGCGAAATGTCGGCTTCGCTGGCGTCGCGCCCACCCTGAGTTTCGGAGTATCCGGCAAAGTGCTTAGCGGTCGCGAGGATTGCGGTGTCGTCTCTGGGGCCGTCACCTTGATATCCGCGCACCATTGCAGAAGCGAGTTCGCCGATGAGGAAGGGGTCCTCACCAAAGGTCTCATTGATTCGCCCCCAGCGCAGGTCGCGAGCGATGCACAACACGGGCGAAAAGGTCCAGTGCACGCCGGTAGCGGCGACCTCTTGTGCGGTAACCCGTGCGACGCGCTCAAGCAGGTCGGGATCCCACGACGCTGCCATGCCGAGCTGGGTCGGAAAAATGGTCGAACCTTCGAAGAACGAGTGGCCGTGGATGCAGTCCTCACCGACAATGAGCGGGATCTGAAGCCGCGTCTGGGCGACAAGCTCGTGCGCGATTGCGAGGCGTTCAGGAGATGCGTGCAATATTGAGCCAACATGCTGGCGGAGCACTTGTTCTGGGAGGTCCTCCCGCGCGTCGAGCTGCATCATTTGCCCGACCTTCTCCTCAACAGTCATTCGGGAGAGGAGGTCGGAGACCCTGGCGGCGACGGTACTTGTCGCGTCGCGGTAGAGGGGGGCGGTGGTGTTGATGCCGGTCACGAGTTCTCCGTTGTTGGTGATGGTGCAGTCGATGCTGGTGTCGCTGGCCGAACGGCGGTCACAGTGTCGTTGACGTTCAAGCCCTTCTTCTTCATTGCCCGTGCCCGCTCTCCGGCGGACCGCAAGCGTGGGTTCACGTATTCGTCGATGCCGAAATTGATCAGCGATAGGGCGACCCCAATCGCTGCGATGCAGAGCCCTGGTGGCATGTACCACCACCACTGATCTTGGCGAAACGCTCCCTGAGCCCCTGCCCAGTTGAGAATTGTGCCCCAGTTGTAGGTTGTGACCGGGATAACCCCAATATACGAGAGGGTCGTAAGCCCGAGGATTGCGGCGGTCACGGTCCCCACGAAACTCGCAGCGATAAGCGCCATGAGGTTGGGAAGCATTTCGACCAGGATGATTCGATGGAGGGGCTCACCGTTGGCGCGCGCTGCTTGGATGAAGTCACGATTGCGCAGCGACATGGTCTGAGCGCGCAGCACCCGCGCGCCCCATGCCCACCCGATGACACCAAGTACTGCGGCGATCAGGATCAAAGGTGGATCATCAAACATGGATGCAACGATGATGATGAGCGGCAACCCCGGGATCACAAGAAAGACATTGGTGAGGGCAGAAAGTCCCTCGCTTCGCCAGCCTCGCACGTAGCCAGAGATAACCCCGACGATAATCGCGATCGTGGTGGCGATGATTGCAGCAAGAAAGCCCACAACGATGACACCACGAGTGCCGTGGATTACTTGACTCAACACATCCTCGCCGATGTGGGTGGTTCCCAACCAGTGCGCCGCGGACGGGGGTTGAAAGCGAGCGGTGTTGTCAATGGCTGTCGGCGAATACGGTGCCAGCACATCAGCGAAGATTGCCACGAGCACGAAAAAGCCGAGGATCGACAGTCCCGCGATTGATTTGCCGTTACGGAACATCGCAAAGGCTGAACTCAGCTTCGTCCAGAATGTTGGCTTCTCGGGCCCGTAGCCACCGCGACGCTTCTGGAGAGTGTTGATGAGGGCGGTTTCTGGAGTCCACGCCGGGCGGCTGGTCGAGGTGTCGTTCACACTTGTATTCATGGCTCAGTCCTCCGTCTGGCGCGTGCGCGGGTCAAGGAATGCGTAGGCAATGTCAGCGAGCACATTCGCCAGCAACACTGAAAGAGTGATCACGAGGAAGACGCCCTGCATAAGCGCGTAGTCCTTCGCATTGGTGGCATCGAGGAGAAGTTTGCCGAGCCCCGGGTAGCTGAACACCACTTCCATCACGATCGTTCCGCCGACGATGAAGCCAATTGACAAGGCGAAACTCTGGATCTGGGGGAGCACTGCATTGCGCGCTGCATACCGCCAGAGCACCCGATTGTTGGGCATTCCTTTGGCCTGCGCCACCATGACATAGTCCTCATCAAGCACGGTGAGCATCATGTTGCGCATGCCGAGCATCCATCCGCCCAGTGACGCGATGACGATGGTGAGCGCGGGCAAGGTTCCGTGATGGATCACCTGGCCGATGAACTCGAACGAGAGCTCCGGCGAGATCCCGACACCGTATGCCTTACCGATCGGGAACCAGCCGAGGTTCACCGAGAACAGGGCGATTGCGAGTAGGCCAAGCCAGAAGTAAGGGATGGTGCTCAGGAATGTTGTGATGGGAATGAGGGCATCGAGCTTGCTCCCGCGTCGCCATCCGACGATCGCGCCGCCGATGGTTCCGATCGCGAAAGAGATGAGGGTTGCGAAGCCTACGAGACCAAGAGTCCAGGGTAGCGACTGACTGATGACCTCTGTGACGGGGCGCAAGCCGTGCAGCAGCGAGACCCCGAGATCGCCGCGAAGCAGAAGACCGAGGTACTCGACATATTGCTGCAGAAGTGATTTATCAGTGTCGAGACCGAGGAGCGAGCGCAGCGCCTCGGCGGCCTCGGGAGTGACGTTGCGGTTTCGGGCGAGGTATTGGGTGACCGCATCGCCTTTCATCATGCGCGGCAGGAAAAAGTTGATTGTGATCGCGGCCCATAGCGTGAAGAGGTAGAACAGCGCGCGGCCGCCGAGGAACCTCCAAGGGACACGTGAATGTCCCTTAACGGCATTCGTGGGGGTGGTACCGGCGTCGACACTGTCGGAATCGTCGGTGAAAGGCTGAGGCTGGATAGCGGTCACTGGGTTCCTCCGAGAATGCCGGTTGCCGACCCGAAGTGCCTATCGGGATCGGGGGATGCCGCACGAAGCCTTTGTGTGTAAGGGTTTTGCGGGCGAAGTATGACGTCATCGGCGGCTCCGCGTTCGACCACCCGACCCTGGTTAAGAACAATAATCTCGTCGCTGAAGTGGCGAGCGGTCGCCAGATCGTGGGTGATATACAGCACCCCGAGGCCCTCTTCGCGTTGCAGATCGGCGAGCAAGTTCAGCACCCCGAGGCGGATTGACACATCAAGCATCGAGACCGGTTCGTCGGCGACGAGGAATTGGGGCCGTGAAGCAAGCGCGCGGGCAATGGCAACGCGCTGCCGCTGCCCGCCGGAAAGTTCGTGCGGTCGTCGGTCGATGACGGTGTTTGGCTCAAGGTGCACGCGGCCGAGAAGGCGTCGAACCTCGTCGTCGAGCTGTTCCTTCGGCACGACATTGTCGAGCTGAAGTGGACGCTGGATGTGGTACCCGATCGAGTGATACGGATTGAGCGACGCGAATGGATCTTGGAAGACCATGCGCAGCTGCTGGCGGTAGGAGCGAAGACCCTTGCCGCGGCGGGGGATCGGTTTTCCGCCCAAACGCACCTCTCCGGTTGTTGGCGTTTCGAGTTGAGTGAGGATCTTTGCGATAGTCGACTTGCCGCTTCCTGACTGGCCGACAAGCCCGGTTGTGTGGCCGGACTTGAGCGTAAAGCTCACATCATCTAAGGCTTTGATCTGGCCGGCACCCCGTACGGAGTAAATCTTGGTGACACCATCGAATTCAAGAAGGCTCATCGCGAAACCAGGCCTTTCTCACCGGTGAGGCGCGGGAAGGATGCCAGTAGTGACTTTGTGTAGTCGTCTTGTGGATTAGTCCAGATTTGCTCTGCCGTGTCGAGCTCAACAATCTCGCCGTCGCGCATGATGGCAATGCGATCGCTGATTTCGAGGAGAAGGGGGAGATCGTGTGTGATGAAGATGACAGAGAATCCGAACTCGTGCCGGAGGGCGGAGATTTGACGCAGAATCTCGCGCTGCACGAGCACATCGAGTGCGGTGGTCGGCTCATCCATCACCATCAGCTGCGGGCGGAGCGCGAGCGCCATAGCGATCATTACGCGCTGCCGCATGCCCCCTGAAAGCTCGTGCGGAAATGAGCGGTATCGCTGCGCGCCAACTTTGACGATCTCAAGGAGTTCGATGACCGCGGCACGGCGCTGCGCTCTAGCGTAGGTCGGTCGGTGAACCTCGAAAACGTCTTCGAGCTGTGATCCGATCGTCGCTACAGGGTTGAGCGAGTTCATCGCGCCCTGAAATACCATCGAGATTTTGTCCCAACGAAACCGGCGCATATCTTCGGGGTCTAGCGCGTTGATTTCGATATCTTCGCCGGAAGAGTCGTGGAAGACGACGGAACCGCTGGTAATTACCGCGGGGGCTTTGAGTAGTCGCTGGACCCCATAGGCAAGGGTGGTCTTGCCGCATCCGCTCTCGCCGGCCAGCCCGAGGATCTCACCGCGACGGAGGTCGATGTTGACGTTGGTGACGGCTGCCACGGGCGGATCAACGTCGTAGACGACTGAGAAGTCTCTGACGGAGAGCAGTGATTCTCCCATTGGTGCATGCTCGCTTTCTTGGTGCCTAGCGTCTAGGGGCTTACGCCTTGTGCCTGATGTCTGGCGGGGCGAGTGCGATGGACGCACTGCCCCGCCAGAGGTGGAGTTGTTAGCCCGGTGGCTAACTAGTTGGCGTCAGCTTGCTGAGGATCTGGACGACCCCCGGCTGTGTGGGATCCGCCGATGCGTACTGATCGTCTTCGGTGGGGAACCCAACGTAGTTCCGGGTGTTGTACTCGCCGAGAAGTGGGTGCGCCCCGAGTGGAATGGCGGGAACGTTGTCTACGAAGGCTTTCTGGATAACCTCGAGAGCAGCCGTTCGTTCAGCGTCGGATGCGGTGTTCGCGTAGGTGTTCAACCCTTCAGTGACTGCGGGGTCGTCGAAACGTCCGAAGTTGAACTGAGCGCGATCATCGACGATCCACTTGGTGTCCATGGTCGAGGTGTAAAGGCCGTAGGCATTGCCCGTGTCCTCGAGCCAGTGGATGATCGCCTGGAACGTTCCTTCTTGGCGTGCGGCGTCCCAGCCGCCCCAGTCAGGCTGGTCGACGTTGACGTCAATTCCGAGGCCTTCGCCAAGTTCTTCAGCGAGTAGCGCCTGCTCAGTGTTCCAGTCGCTCCATCCTGCAGGAACAGAGATCGAGAACGAGACGGCCTCGCCATCGGGGTCGATCAGACTGTCGTTTTGCCAGGTGTAGCCGGCATCCGTAAGAATCTGCTTCGCTCTATCGACGTCGACCTTGTAATTCTGGCCGCTGTACTCGGGCAGGATCTCATTTTCGAGAAGATCGCTCAGCCCGGTCACGCTCCAAATAGCCTCGCTTGCTCCTTCACGCGCGATGTCGACGTAGGCCTGACGATCGATAGTCCATGCCAATGCTTCGCGGAGGGCTGGGTCGTTGAATGGCTTTGTCTGAAGGTTGAGGAACAGCGTGCCGGCTCCGGCGGTTGGCGACACGAGGAAATGGTTGGTCTCATCAGCGGCCAGATAGCTCGCTTCAATTTGTGGGATGAATGCTTGCGCCCAGTCGGCTTCGCCCGAGACGAGTGCGGTGGTGAGGGCCGCGTTGTCGCCGTACGACACGTAGTGCAGTTCAGGAACGGCCAGTTCACCGCCCCAGTAGTTCGGATTCGCCGTGAGAGTGACAGATTCGGTCGACCAGTTGTCGAGAATATAGGGGCCGGTGCCGACGGCGAGGCCTTCGTCGGTGAGCGGGTCAGTGTTGGGGTCTGCGATGTTCTCCCAGATGTGCTTGGGCACGATGGGGGTGTGCAGGACTCGGGCTTGCGAAACGTACTTCGAGTCGCCGAACTTCAGTGTGATGGCGTCTCCGTCAACAGTCGCGCCCTCGTACTTGAGTCCGCTGGTATCGGTGAGCGTACCGTTGAGGAATTGGTCGAACGTGAAGACGATGTCGTCGCCCGTAAAGTCGGTTCCGTCGCTCCAAGTGACTCCGCTGCGGGGCACAACGGTGAGCTCGGTGTAGTCGTCGTTCCACTCCACGGACTCCGCGAGCCACGGCGTGGTGCTGAGGTCCCCTGTCGGGTTGACAAGAGCTAGCGACTCAAAGATGACCAGGGAATAGCCGTACTTTTTAGCGGACGAGTCGCCCAAATACGGATTGTGAGATTCGGTGGTAATCGCGCCGTCTGGCTTCGCGATCGTGAGTGCCGCGCCGCTTCCGGCAGCGGTGTCGCCGCCGCTCGTGGCGCAACCGGTCAGTGCCAGCGCCGCCGCGATGCCGATGGCACCAATGGATGTTCTTAGCCTCATTGCTATTCTCCTTCGTGTGGGTGCACGACTCTGTGCGTGTGAGCATATGACGCCGGGCGTGTCCGAAGGACGACGACGGTGTCGAACTGAATGCGGTTTTACCTTACAATCAAGTAAGTAAGTTAAGCAAGCATCGGTTCAGTCGATCTCGATGCTCGTGCGCGGATATACTTTCATCCGGAAAGCAGCTAAAGGGGATGCGAACCATGGCAGTTAGTCGGCGGCCACCCCGTTCCCGCCCTGAAACGCTCGCTCGGCGCCGTGACATCCTCGATGCCGCGGTCGAAATCTTCGGCAACAAGGGCTTTACTGGCGGAACGCTGCAAGAGATTGCCGATGAAGTGGGCATGACTCACGCCGGAATCCTGCATCACTTTGGTTCAAAGGACAAGCTTCTTCTCGAAGTGCTTGCCCTCCGCGATGAGACAGACGTTGCTGATCTCGACGAGCAACACATCCCGGACGGGATCGCACTATTCCGCCACTTGGTTCGCACGGCGTTTATTAACGAGGGGCGCCCCGGTATCGTTCAGGCCTATGCCGTGCTGTCTGCGGAGTCGGTGACAGACGATCATCCGGGGCGCGATTTCTTCGAGAAGCGGTATGAAGTGCTGCGTGGTGCGGTCTCTGACGCCTTTACGATGGTGTGTGCCGAGCATGGAGTCACCTCGAAAGAAACGATCGCCCTCGCATCTGCCAGCATCTTGGCAGTCATGGACGGGTTGCAAGTGCAGTGGCTTCTCGCCCCTGACACCGTCGAACTCGGTCGAGCATCGGAATTCGCTATTGAAGCGATCGTCGACTCGGTGATTGCGCCGACACGGTCACCGTTGTCCTGACGGACGGCGAACGTGAGCGTAGCGATCCGCTGCGGGCACCGGGTGAGGCGGAGATGCGCTTGTCAGCATCGTCGCCCAGTATGGGGAGTATGAGTTTTGAGCTCCCGCCGCTGCGGAATCCACGACGTACTATTGGCGATCGAACCTTCGACTTCTCGCGCCAGGTTGCGGTGATGGCGATTGTGAATCGCACGCCCGATTCCTTTTATGACGCGGGCACCAATTACGCGCTTGAGGATGCTGTCGCCGCGTCGCTGCAGGCTGTCGAGCAGGGGGCCGATTGGATCGATATCGGCGGCGTACCGTTCGCTCCGGGTGACCCTCTGAGCGTGGAGGAGGAGTGCCAGCGCGTCGTTCCGGTGGTGCAGGCGCTTCGCGAAGCATCCGACGTCGTGATCTCGGTCGACACGTTCCACGCTGAGGTTGCTCGCCGGAGTATCGCGGCCGGTGCCACGGTGATCAATGACACGACAGGCTTGAGCGATCCGGACCTTGCCGGCGTTGTTGCTTCCAGCGATGCATCGCTCATTCTTGTTCATTCGCGTGCGCAGCCACGCACCCAGTTCGCGCGGCCACAGTATGACGACGTGGCGGCAGAGGTGCGAGACTTTCTGCAGAGCCGAGTTGAGCAAGCTCTGGCCGCCGGAGTTGCCGATGATCGGCTCTTCATCGATCCTGGACATGATCTCAACAAGAACACGCTGCACAGCCTCGAACTCACCCGCCGGCTCGACGTCATCACCGAACTCGGGTTGCCGACCCTCGTCGCTCTCTCCAATAAAGATTTCATCGGCGAAGTGCTCGATAAGCCGAAGCGTGAACGGCTAGAAGGTTCGCTCGCAGCCGCCGTGGTATCCATCCTCAACGGCGCGCGGGTGGTGCGGGTGCACGAGGTCGCTGAAACAGTGGCTGCCGTGCGCATGACGGAAGCGATTCTGGGGCTCCGCGAGCCCGCGCTGCTGAAGCACAACATGTCCGACATCAACGAAAGGTAGGCACCGTGGCCGACGCATCCGACATCCATTCCCTCAACGCAGGAGCACCTCTCACCGACGAACAACTTCTCGCGAGTTACGCGGTGGCTGATCGGTCGGTGCCGTGGTTGCGCGCGAACTTCGTGTCGAGCATTGATGGCGCTGCCACCCACGAGGGAGTGTCTGGTGGGCTTGGCACGGACTCAGACGGGCGAGTATTCGGGCTGCTCCGTCGCCTTGCGGATGTCATCGTCGTTGGTGCGGGAACAGTGCGGCAAGAGGGATACCGCAATCTCGCTCTCGACGAGAAGTCTGCAGAGTGGCGGACTTCGCAAGGACTCGCCGCTCAGCCACCGTTTGCCATAGTGACGGCATCCCTGCGGCTGGAGCCGGGAGACTTGGGTAGCTATGCGACGCGCCCCCTCGTGGTGACCACCGAGAGCGCACCCGCGGAGAGCCGTAAACGAATCGAAGAGGTTGCTGACGTGATCATTGCGGGGGATTCTGCCGTAGATACCGTCGAGATGAAACACCTCCTCGCGGAACGCGGGTTGGTTCAGCAGCACAGTGAAGGCGGGCCGACACTCTTCGCGACGATGATTGCTCAGGGCGTTGTTGACGAACTCTGCCTCACCGTGAGTCCGCGACTCGAAGGCGGCTCGGCTCGACGAATCGTGGATGCTGCGGATGCGACACCACAAAACATGTCGCTCGCGCACGCGCTGTCCGCGCCCGATGGAACGCTGCTGCTGCGCTACGTTCGAGCGCGTTAGCTAGTACTCGGCCGCTGCGGTACTTTCGAGCCCGCTAGCACTCGACAACGTTGACGGCGAGACCACCCATCGACGTTTCTTTGTAGCGGGAACTCATGTCTTTGCCGGTCTCGGCCATGGTGATGATGACCTCATCGAGCGAGACGCGGTGCTCGCCATCGCCCCACAAC
This portion of the Salinibacterium sp. NK8237 genome encodes:
- a CDS encoding TetR/AcrR family transcriptional regulator is translated as MAVSRRPPRSRPETLARRRDILDAAVEIFGNKGFTGGTLQEIADEVGMTHAGILHHFGSKDKLLLEVLALRDETDVADLDEQHIPDGIALFRHLVRTAFINEGRPGIVQAYAVLSAESVTDDHPGRDFFEKRYEVLRGAVSDAFTMVCAEHGVTSKETIALASASILAVMDGLQVQWLLAPDTVELGRASEFAIEAIVDSVIAPTRSPLS
- a CDS encoding pyrimidine reductase family protein, translating into MADASDIHSLNAGAPLTDEQLLASYAVADRSVPWLRANFVSSIDGAATHEGVSGGLGTDSDGRVFGLLRRLADVIVVGAGTVRQEGYRNLALDEKSAEWRTSQGLAAQPPFAIVTASLRLEPGDLGSYATRPLVVTTESAPAESRKRIEEVADVIIAGDSAVDTVEMKHLLAERGLVQQHSEGGPTLFATMIAQGVVDELCLTVSPRLEGGSARRIVDAADATPQNMSLAHALSAPDGTLLLRYVRAR
- the folP gene encoding dihydropteroate synthase, giving the protein MSFELPPLRNPRRTIGDRTFDFSRQVAVMAIVNRTPDSFYDAGTNYALEDAVAASLQAVEQGADWIDIGGVPFAPGDPLSVEEECQRVVPVVQALREASDVVISVDTFHAEVARRSIAAGATVINDTTGLSDPDLAGVVASSDASLILVHSRAQPRTQFARPQYDDVAAEVRDFLQSRVEQALAAGVADDRLFIDPGHDLNKNTLHSLELTRRLDVITELGLPTLVALSNKDFIGEVLDKPKRERLEGSLAAAVVSILNGARVVRVHEVAETVAAVRMTEAILGLREPALLKHNMSDINER